Below is a window of Pseudomonas eucalypticola DNA.
GCACCTGGGGCGCCTGCTGGGGGATGAAGCCCACGCCGGCCAGTTGTTCGATGACTACCGCCGGCAGTTGGCCCGCCACCAGGCCTGGGTGCGCCAGGCTGAAGCGCAACACCCTGCGCCTGGCGTGATCCTGATGCTGGGGCACATGGGCGCGAAGCCGCTGGTGGGCGGCCCGGGCACGGTGGCCGACTGGATGATCACCCAGGCTGGCGGCCACAACCTGGCCACCCAGCCGGGCTACAAGAACTTCTCCACCGAGGTGCTGGCGGCGCTGGACCCACAGGTCATCGTGTTCGCCGACCGTACCCTGAGCGGCGACGCGGCCATCGCCGCGCTGCTCAAGGACAACCCGGCCCTGGCCACTACCCGCGCGGTGAAGGACAAGCGCATCGTGCAGGTGGACCCGACGCTGCTGGTGGGTGGGCTCGGGCCGCGCTTGCCCGCGAGCCTGGGCAGCCTGTCCCAGGCGTTCTACCCTGACGCCAAGCCCGCCCAATGAGGCCCGTCCTGGCACCGCGGCTGCTGTTCATCGGCCTGGGAGGCCTGTGCCTGCTGGCTACCTGGCTGTCGTTGGCAC
It encodes the following:
- a CDS encoding heme/hemin ABC transporter substrate-binding protein: MRLSARVIGFTAAMLFHPWALAAQTLPQHWVSAGGALTEWVVAMGGEGKLVGVDTTSQHPDSVKALHSIGYQRALSAEGILSLAPRPDILIGTEEMGPPPVLQQIRAAGVGVEMFDSKPELPTLQANLLHLGRLLGDEAHAGQLFDDYRRQLARHQAWVRQAEAQHPAPGVILMLGHMGAKPLVGGPGTVADWMITQAGGHNLATQPGYKNFSTEVLAALDPQVIVFADRTLSGDAAIAALLKDNPALATTRAVKDKRIVQVDPTLLVGGLGPRLPASLGSLSQAFYPDAKPAQ